ACAATGAAGGGCACTCCGATCACAGCCGTCAGTATGTTTCCAAGAAGTACTGACTCCATCGGCGAACCATCCTTCTGAAGTCTCATGAAGATGTTGAAAAGAGCAAAGGTAACTCCGCTGGCAACCGCCAGAATATTTCCCGTCATTCCCCTGCTGTCCAGGCTTTCAAAGAAGAAGAGCGCCATACCGCCAAAGACCGCAATAATGGTGATCCAGTCGAGGAGCTTCGCCCTCTCCCTCAATATCCATGCGCTCAACAGAGCAACATATATAGGCGCGGTTGATTGAAGCAGAATAGCATTTGCAGCCGTTGTCATCTTGTTTGCCGAAACAAAGAGAATCACCGTGGCCGAGTAAGAGAGTGCAGAGGCTATCTGCGGCGGGGACCATGTGAATTTCGGTTTTCCAAGGGCAAGGAGTATTACCAGGGATGCTATTATGCTCCTCATTCCCGATATCGCAAGAGGGTTTGAGTCGACGTTCTTGATCAAGAGACCTCCGGTGCTCCAAAGAAGACCGGTAAGAATCAATAAGATCACTGACTTTGTTCCAGAAGACTTCTCTTTACTCCTGTTCATAATTCACCTGCCGATTTTTCTTCAATCCCCATGGAAGAAGAATACATCAGAAGCTCAAAGTAGACAAGTATTAGACTTTCGCGGAGTGGGAGGTTGGGGGGTCGTAAGAGCAAGAGAAACTGGTTGACCGTTGAGCGGTTCTCCGTTCTCCAACAAGAGCCGCTTCCCGCTTGCTAGGAGACGCTTAACGCTGGAAAGAGCGGAACTGAAGTCATAAATGCAAGAACTGGATGCCACAGCAAATTCAGATACAATGTGATGTTCTCTTGATCGCCCAATATTGTCATCCCGGACTTGATCCGGGATCTGGTTTTGATCCTCTCAGCGGAGGACGGCGTACCGTTGACTGGCTTACGGCTTTCATCAACGTTCAGCGGGTTCTTGCTCCTAAGCGAACGGCGGCTTTTGGACAGAGATTCTGACCACGGGCATTGTCAGAATGACGGGATATGGCCTTCTCACAATAACCGTCAGTTGTCATCCCGCTGAGCCTGCCTGAATACATTCACTTCGTCATCCCGTGATGTATTTGCACGGGATCTCGATTTTTTGATCCGCTGTTCGCTGAAAAGCAAAGACCCGTTGATCGCTGGAAAGAGCCGTTACTAGCCTGTGTGGGGCCTCTAATTACGGTCATCCCGAACTTGTTTCGGGATCTGCACTTTTGAAGCGTGGTTCGGGGTGGGAGGTTGGGGGTTCGTAAGAGCAAGAGAGACGGTTGACCGTTGAGCGGTTCTCCGTTCTCCGAAGAAAAAACCCGCGCTTCGTTCCGACGCTCTGCGTCCAGGTTCTTCGTTCTTGGTTGAAGTCATGAAGCAAGAGCATCAAGATTCCGACCAGGAGCTTTGTCGGAATGACGGCATTTGACGTTTCTTTACTTTAGGGTTCGCAACTTGGAACAGACAACATGCAACTGCTCTTCATTAAGGACCAAGGACGGTGGGACCGCTTACGAACAACGACTTTCAATTCTAATTTCTAAAACCGGAACTTCTCTCCTGGAGGCAAACGGCAGCATTTGATACTACTTCGGATTATAATAGTTGAATATGCAACCATCTGATAGGTGAGTTATGGCAAAAGACATACATAAGATGCTTGGGGGGCAGAAAATCGGAAGGCTTCTTCTAAGTCTATCTTTGCCTGCTACTATCGGCATGCTCGTCCAGGCTATGTACAACTTCGTTGACACAATCTTTGTTGGAAGAGGTGTCGGGTCGATGGGAATCGCGGGCATCTCGATTTCCTTGCCTGTTCAAATATTCGTTATGGCTTTCGCTCAAATGTTCGGAATCGGTGGCGCTTCGGTGATATCTAGGGCGCTGGGAGAGAAGAACCACGAAAAAGCGAAACGTGCCGCTGGAAACGTAATGGCTTTCTCTATTGCCTTCGGATTGGCGATGACCCTTCTGGGATACTTCTTTTTAGATCGGCTGCTTATAATGCTTGGCGCCAGCGAAGCTATCATTCCGTACGCGAGAGAATACCTGGGCATAATACTTTTCGGAAGCGTTTTCTTCTCTTTCGGAATGGCTATGAATCATGTAGTAAGGGCCGAAGGAAAACCGAAAATAGCAATGGCTGCAATGTTGATCTCCGCCGTTCTCAACATAATACTTGATCCGATTTTCATATTCTCTCTAAATATGGGAATTTGGGGCGCGGCACTGGCTACCGTTTTGTCTCAGGCTGCCACTTCAATTTATGTTCTCTTCTACTTCTTAAGTGGGAAGAGTTTACTCAGAGTCTCTTTAAGATCGCTGATCCCCGAATGGAAAATCATGAGGGAGACCGTCTCGGTAGGGCTCTCCGCCTTTTCAAGGCAGGTAGCCGGCAGTCTTCTGGCCGTGGTTCTCAACAATTCTCTGGTATTCTACGGAGGAGATATCGCAGTAGCAGTGTATGGAGTGATCAACCGACTTCTGATGGTTTTCATCATGCCCATGTTCGGTGTGAATCAGGGATTTCTTCCGATTGTTGGATACAACTACGGCGCCAGAAAAATGAGGCGCGCAAGAGAATCTGTAAAACTGGCATCTACAGTTACCACGTTGATCGCTCTTTTCTCGGCAATAATTATGTTCCTGTTTGCGAGACAACTCATATCGATTTTCACCGATGAAACAGAACTTATCGAGCCCGCGATTTTTGCCCTCAGGATCGTTATCCTTGCCATCCCCACTATAGGAGTTCAGGTAATTGCGTCTGGAATGTTCCAAGCTCTCGGCAAGGCAGTACCCGCACTCTTCTTATCACTCCTCAGGCAAATAATCATCCTCATCCCTCTAATTCTTGTGGTCCCGCGATTTCTGGGGATTGATGGCATCTGGATATCCTTTCCACTTGCCGATTTGATCTCTTTCGCAATCTCGGTGGTTTTCTACCTTAGAGAGCTGAAGATATTCCGTTCAAGTGAGCTCGATGTTAAGGCAGGAACAACGGATGTCGCATGATCTTTCCTTCAATAGAGAAGGGTACATAGGTCGCTGGATATATCGCATTTCGCGTAGTGCAAACGTTTACTTCAGCAGGGAAATGCAGAAGTACGGGCTGGGCAGCGGACACTTCTTCTTTTTGAGAATCCTCATGTCAAGAGAAGGAATCAGTCAGAAAGAACTCAGCAATATTCTAGATGTTGACAAGGCGACCACTGCAAAGGCTATGAAAAAACTAGCTGAAGCGGGTTACGTTAAGAGAGAAATCGATTCTTTGGACACCCGGATTTACAGGCTTTTTCTTACCGATAACGGAAAGAAAATCGGTCAGGAACTCCGAAGACTTGGTGCGAATTTTGAAGAGATACTGACCGAAGGCCTTTCAGAGGATGAAAAGCAGCAACTGCAATCGCTTCTTCACAGAGCAGCTACTAATGCGAAAAGAGCAAAGTGATCTTTTACCACTCTTTGTGTCCTTTCTCAGACGATCATAAACATGGCCTAAGCAAACGCAGAGGCCATGTTTGTGGCACATTGCAAAAACTTGTCTGAATCCTCAGTAAAGAGTCTTCAAAAACTCTTTTATTTCTTCGGAAGCGGCGTAATCCTCGGGAGTCTTATCGGAGTTGTCCTTGACATTCGCTACCAAGCCGAAGTTGCTGAGAATTGTCAACATTTCGATTCCGTCCCATTCGTCCTGAACCGCATAGTGAGCGGGTGTCATACCGGCATGGTCTTGATGATTCACGTCAGCCCCCTTCTCTCCGAGATGGGAGATAGCCTCCATATTGTAGTCCTTTACAGCATAGAAGATTGGAGTTCTGCCTTCGTCATCTTCGGCATCGATATTTGCTCCACTCTCCAGCAAGTAATCAATCATTTCCAGACTCCCATAACTGCCCACCGCAGCATGGATCGGCTGAAGACCTCCTTGTGCTCTTATCGAGATGTCCGCACCTTTCTGGATCAAGAGCTTTGCCATGTCGACTTCTCCGTACACGGCCGTAATATGTAGTGGAGAGATACCTGTTTCGACTTCATTGTTGTCTACACTGATTCCTGCCGAGAGCAACTGCTCGATGACTTCCACATCTTCTTTATAAACGGCAAGATGCAGATGGAATGGCAAATAGTTGTTGTTGTCCCTTGCCAGTACGTCCGCTCCAAGAGAGATCAACAGCTTGACGTTATTGAAGTATTCATCTTCAGCAGCGATATGTAGAGGAGTCTTTCCTTCGTTGTTTCTAGCGTTTATATCAATTCCGAGCTCGAAAAACATCTCGATGTTTTTTGTAGAGCCCTTTCCGGCAGCGCGATGGAGGAGAGTGTTCCCATTATCATCTACAGAAGAATAGTCCGCTCCAAACTCGATGAGCTTAATCGCGACATCGTTTTTCGACTTAGATACTGCCAGCTGAAGCGGGGTGTAGTACTCGTTTCCGACAGACACATCGGCCCCATGTTCCAGAAGAGCCTCAATACCCTCAATTGGGAGACCTTCCGATATAGCTAGATAGAGAGGGGTTCTGCCGTCTTTGGCCGGTCGATTTGGATCGGCGCCATTTTCGAGAAGGAACTTTATGGTGTTTGTCCCCTTCGAAAAGATCGCGGCAATTAGCGGTGACCGGAAGGCATATTCAACTCTCTCAAGATCGGCTCCTTTCTCCACAAGATACTTCACAACCTCTAGAGTAGCGTCGTTCTTGGAATTGTCGCATGCGAGGATCAAAGGTGTATATCCTTCATAAAACATTGAACTGGCTGGATGAGCGTTTATGTCGGCCCCTCTTTCAAGGAGCATCTTCACAACCTCGAGGAGACCTTTTCTCGCAGCGTAATGAAGAGCGGTATAACCGTTGTCGTCAACAATGGAGATGTCTGCCCCTGATTCAATTAGAAAAACAGCTATTTCCGAGTGGCCGTAATCTGAAGCAACCATAAGGGCTGACTTGTTTGCGTAACCCAACTCATTGATGTCACCACCGCTGTTCAAAGCTTCCTTCAGTTCCTGTAGGTTACCATTGGAGGCGCTGTTGTAGACGTTTGAAAATAGGACTGCTGATAGCAGTAATAGTGACAAAAGCACTAACAAGAGTTTTCTCATACTTGAGTCCTCCTTTCTAGATGTGAACAATCATAAGCTATTTCAAATAGCTAATGATCATAGTGAACGACATTATTTTGCTGGAACACTTCATTTACCTGTCGAGATTCATACAAGTGTGATCTGGAATCTCATATCAGGTTGAACTAACTGGTTCAGAAACAGGCTGTTCTTGTTCTAAGAAGCGAGGTATCTTGAGGTGTACGTTTTCTGAATTACTGTGAACGATCTAACATTCGCTTTCTCGAATCACGAAAGTGCATGTTCAACGGCCGCCCGGGCGTGAATGGCAGTCGTATCGAAAACGGGGATGTCCACGTCGGACTCCTTTATCAGAAGAGGTATTTCAGTGCAACCCAGAATTACTCCCTCTGCTCCGTTCATCTGCAGCCCACTGATTACTTCCTTATATGCCGACTTTGACTCTTCTCTGAAGACTCCTTTGCACAATTCCTCAAAGATGATCCTATCTACTACTACCCTTTCTTCTTCCAAGGGGACGATTACATTTATGCCAAATCCCGCCAATGTATCTCTGTAGTAAGCTCTTTCCATGGTGAATCTTGTTCCGAGGAGTCCGACTGTTTTAAGTCCTCTTCGCTCGATCTCCTCGCCGACCGCAATGCCTATTTCAATAACCTCGAGTCCGGATGCCTTTTCGATTTCCCTTGCTAGGAGGTGCATTGTGTTTGTACAGATGATCAGAAAATCTGCACCCGCTTTCTTGAGATCCCTGGCCGCCTCTGAAAGGACTCTCTCTATGTCTTTCCAGTCATTCATCTTCATCATGTCCGAAACCGGTCCGAAGTCAACGGAAGCCATTACGCATTCCGCGGAATGCAGTCCCCCGAGCCTGTTCTTGACCATCTCATTTATCAATCTGTAGTACTCTAGCGACGACTCCCAGCTCATTCCTCCGAGTAAACCCATGCGCTTCATGTCTACGCTCCGAAGACCTCATCCAACCAGTCAAGAAGAACTGAATTGGACAAGGGCAGGTTTGTAACCTGACAGTGGGAATCTGCGCCTTCCTGTTTCGTAAAAATCCTCATTTTCGACTTTCCAGAAACGGTATCAGAGGCTTTTCTTGCCTGGGATAGCGCCTCTTCTCCCTCTCCCTCACTAACCATTGCAAGGAAGGGAGCCTGGATGTTCTTTATACTGTCACCGACCACAAAGTCCTTCATTCTCTCGAAAGCCTTGAACATTGAATGGCTTCCGTATTTAAGCATTATGTTGACGAGCTGCAGTTTTTGGGTCTTAGATAGATACTCAGGCGGCACAAGATCGACTGTCTCCAGTGTTATGTCTTCGGAGGAATTGACAACTCCTCCGGCAAATGCAGACATGTACTTGTACATATCAGTAATTGGCGAGTTAGAAATCAGGGCCCTTATCCTAGAATCGTTTGCCGCAGCCCTAAGCGAGAAGTATCCTCCGAGGCTTATGCCGTACAGTCCGAGTTTCGAGGGATCTACATCCTCCTTCGACAGGGCATAGTCGACAACTCTCGAGATCGGGACTTCGTAGTCCGGACGCAACGGTGTCTCGGGCGAGAACCTTCTCATTCCCACCTGACCGGGACCATCGAAGAGAACAACCGCGTAACCCCTTTGCAAGGCGGCCGAGCCTGCCTGGAAATACATTTCTTCCGACGTCCCGTCAAAACCACTCATCATCATTATCGTCTTCTTCTTGCCACCGGTTGTTGGAGCAATCCAGTACGCTGGAATAAAATCCTCGCCGTATGGTATCCTCTCCGCTTCAAATTGAATATCGGTGGTTCTGAAAGCATATACAAAGCAATCCCTGCTTTCCATTCCAAGGTATCTTGTTTTCGAATCCCTGGGGTCGCCAAAGTACTCGGCGGCTCTGAAATAACTTGCCGCCCTCAAGAATTCCTGTCTCGCACTCTCGTTATTGCCTTTCTGAAGAACTACGAGGGCGTGATTCTTAAGCTTTGTTGCGAGCTCTTTGAATGACTTCACCCATGAGTCGGGATCGTCGCAATCTATATGTGGTACAAGCGAGAGGATCTCCCCAACCGTTCCCCCTTCATAGGAAACCGCACCGAGAGATCTGTAAAGTTGAAAATCGAATTCGACATCACGCAGTATTCTCACATCGAGCGACCCTCTTGAGACTCCCTTTGAATTG
The sequence above is a segment of the Mesotoga sp. BH458_6_3_2_1 genome. Coding sequences within it:
- a CDS encoding DMT family transporter, with protein sequence MNRSKEKSSGTKSVILLILTGLLWSTGGLLIKNVDSNPLAISGMRSIIASLVILLALGKPKFTWSPPQIASALSYSATVILFVSANKMTTAANAILLQSTAPIYVALLSAWILRERAKLLDWITIIAVFGGMALFFFESLDSRGMTGNILAVASGVTFALFNIFMRLQKDGSPMESVLLGNILTAVIGVPFIVGSLPSPSGWINLFILGVAQLGLSYVFYSEAIKHSTALEAILILMIEPILSPVWVFLFMGEIPGRLPMIGGAVVIGAITIRFVLRNLAGRPILLKYGVSRRSRR
- a CDS encoding MATE family efflux transporter encodes the protein MAKDIHKMLGGQKIGRLLLSLSLPATIGMLVQAMYNFVDTIFVGRGVGSMGIAGISISLPVQIFVMAFAQMFGIGGASVISRALGEKNHEKAKRAAGNVMAFSIAFGLAMTLLGYFFLDRLLIMLGASEAIIPYAREYLGIILFGSVFFSFGMAMNHVVRAEGKPKIAMAAMLISAVLNIILDPIFIFSLNMGIWGAALATVLSQAATSIYVLFYFLSGKSLLRVSLRSLIPEWKIMRETVSVGLSAFSRQVAGSLLAVVLNNSLVFYGGDIAVAVYGVINRLLMVFIMPMFGVNQGFLPIVGYNYGARKMRRARESVKLASTVTTLIALFSAIIMFLFARQLISIFTDETELIEPAIFALRIVILAIPTIGVQVIASGMFQALGKAVPALFLSLLRQIIILIPLILVVPRFLGIDGIWISFPLADLISFAISVVFYLRELKIFRSSELDVKAGTTDVA
- a CDS encoding MarR family winged helix-turn-helix transcriptional regulator; this encodes MSHDLSFNREGYIGRWIYRISRSANVYFSREMQKYGLGSGHFFFLRILMSREGISQKELSNILDVDKATTAKAMKKLAEAGYVKREIDSLDTRIYRLFLTDNGKKIGQELRRLGANFEEILTEGLSEDEKQQLQSLLHRAATNAKRAK
- a CDS encoding ankyrin repeat domain-containing protein, with translation MRKLLLVLLSLLLLSAVLFSNVYNSASNGNLQELKEALNSGGDINELGYANKSALMVASDYGHSEIAVFLIESGADISIVDDNGYTALHYAARKGLLEVVKMLLERGADINAHPASSMFYEGYTPLILACDNSKNDATLEVVKYLVEKGADLERVEYAFRSPLIAAIFSKGTNTIKFLLENGADPNRPAKDGRTPLYLAISEGLPIEGIEALLEHGADVSVGNEYYTPLQLAVSKSKNDVAIKLIEFGADYSSVDDNGNTLLHRAAGKGSTKNIEMFFELGIDINARNNEGKTPLHIAAEDEYFNNVKLLISLGADVLARDNNNYLPFHLHLAVYKEDVEVIEQLLSAGISVDNNEVETGISPLHITAVYGEVDMAKLLIQKGADISIRAQGGLQPIHAAVGSYGSLEMIDYLLESGANIDAEDDEGRTPIFYAVKDYNMEAISHLGEKGADVNHQDHAGMTPAHYAVQDEWDGIEMLTILSNFGLVANVKDNSDKTPEDYAASEEIKEFLKTLY
- a CDS encoding aspartate/glutamate racemase family protein → MKRMGLLGGMSWESSLEYYRLINEMVKNRLGGLHSAECVMASVDFGPVSDMMKMNDWKDIERVLSEAARDLKKAGADFLIICTNTMHLLAREIEKASGLEVIEIGIAVGEEIERRGLKTVGLLGTRFTMERAYYRDTLAGFGINVIVPLEEERVVVDRIIFEELCKGVFREESKSAYKEVISGLQMNGAEGVILGCTEIPLLIKESDVDIPVFDTTAIHARAAVEHALS
- a CDS encoding S9 family peptidase, coding for MEDNSKGVSRGSLDVRILRDVEFDFQLYRSLGAVSYEGGTVGEILSLVPHIDCDDPDSWVKSFKELATKLKNHALVVLQKGNNESARQEFLRAASYFRAAEYFGDPRDSKTRYLGMESRDCFVYAFRTTDIQFEAERIPYGEDFIPAYWIAPTTGGKKKTIMMMSGFDGTSEEMYFQAGSAALQRGYAVVLFDGPGQVGMRRFSPETPLRPDYEVPISRVVDYALSKEDVDPSKLGLYGISLGGYFSLRAAANDSRIRALISNSPITDMYKYMSAFAGGVVNSSEDITLETVDLVPPEYLSKTQKLQLVNIMLKYGSHSMFKAFERMKDFVVGDSIKNIQAPFLAMVSEGEGEEALSQARKASDTVSGKSKMRIFTKQEGADSHCQVTNLPLSNSVLLDWLDEVFGA